Proteins co-encoded in one Erinaceus europaeus chromosome 2, mEriEur2.1, whole genome shotgun sequence genomic window:
- the LOC103127324 gene encoding vomeronasal type-1 receptor 4-like has translation MHRVKHRCGSKQGPEFKCTTPTPTPTAGGADRFFVERIYFIASPPLSSVGAAPGSLFLSQAVIGILGNFSLLRHYLSLYHSRCRMRDTDLILMHLTLANFFLILSKAVPNTMIALGWKHFISDLGCQVIFYVYRITKGVSIGTTCLLSVYQTIMISPMNSCWKELKVRAPKYVGCSISLCWILHILVNFIFPTYVSYISSQWSNQDTMNKTDWQDCFSVDHQTILGTVYTTLLVFPEVLFSVLIIWSSGSMVFIL, from the exons ATGCACCGAGTAAAGCACAGATGCGGCAGTAAGCAGGGGCCTGAGTTCAAGTGCACCACACCCACCCCAACTCCAACTGCAGGAGG AGCTGACAGGTTTTTCGTTGAAAGGATCTACTTTATAGCATCTCCACCTTTATCATCAGTTGGAGCAGCTCCTG GATCACTCTTCCTATCACAGGCTGTCATTGGCATTCTGGGAAATTTCTCTCTTCTTCGTCACTACCTCTCCCTTTACCACAGTCGTTGTAGGATGAGGGACACAGATTTGATTCTCATGCACCTGACACTAGCCAActtcttcctcattctctccaAAGCCGTCCCCAACACAATGATAGCTTTGGGGTGGAAACACTTCATCAGTGACTTAGGTTGTCAAGTTATTTTCTATGTTTACAGAATAACCAAGGGAGTGTCCATTGGCACCACCTGCCTCTTGAGTGTCTACCAGACCATCATGATCAGCCCCATGAACTCCTGCTGGAAAGAGCTGAAAGTCAGAGCTCCAAAGTATGTTggctgctccatttctctctgctggaTTTTGCACATCTTGGTCAATTTCATTTTTCCTACATATGTGTCATATATATCTAGCCAATGGAGCAATCAAGACACTATGAATAAAACAGATTGGCAAGACTGTTTCAGTGTAGATCACCAAACAATTTTAGGCACAGTATATACAACACTATTAGTATTTCCTGAGGTTTTGTTTTCTGTGCTCATCATCTGGTCCAGTGGCTCCATGGTTTTCATCCTGTAA